The Sebaldella termitidis ATCC 33386 genome has a window encoding:
- a CDS encoding helix-turn-helix domain-containing protein produces the protein MKLTIKEYMEKYGVKSKQTVYNKIKSGEIKKIKEGTRIFILVKDNKQNIDQETNSDIQELLKGIKQDKEQSEAYIKELKGQIKDLKADKDNLNERLREANILNLNNVEAIKSLTKTLELKNETAKELTQSKRSWISKLFKSNNDETED, from the coding sequence ATGAAGCTGACCATTAAGGAATATATGGAAAAATATGGTGTAAAATCAAAACAGACTGTATACAATAAAATAAAATCTGGGGAAATAAAAAAGATTAAAGAAGGGACTAGAATATTTATTCTAGTGAAAGACAATAAACAAAATATAGACCAGGAAACAAATTCCGATATTCAAGAATTATTGAAAGGTATAAAGCAAGATAAGGAACAGTCAGAAGCTTATATCAAAGAATTAAAAGGGCAAATAAAAGATTTGAAGGCTGATAAGGATAACCTTAACGAAAGGCTTAGGGAAGCCAATATTTTAAATCTGAACAATGTTGAAGCTATCAAAAGCTTAACCAAAACATTGGAATTAAAAAATGAAACTGCAAAAGAATTAACACAATCTAAAAGATCATGGATAAGCAAACTTTTTAAAAGCAATAATGATGAAACTGAAGATTAG
- a CDS encoding tyrosine-type recombinase/integrase, translating to MTELQEFKQELIHNELSQATISRYMTDLNQFIDKTGISSKEDINKAKLLDYKDYLINNFKPASCTIKLIGINKFLDFIGLDNLKVKLPKKQKKNVLEDMLTVAEYERLLKYADKLGKEKMYYIIMTLANTGIRISELEFITVEALKKESTSIKNKGKIREIILPKKLIKDLKEYCKKNNITNGPVFISKAGNPIDITYIHRELKTISGQARIKKSKVHAHAFRHLFAIQYMKRNNNALSLADILGHSSLETTRIYTQQTKEQHQKSIDNLF from the coding sequence ATGACAGAATTACAAGAATTCAAACAGGAACTTATCCATAACGAACTTTCACAAGCAACCATATCAAGATACATGACTGATCTAAATCAGTTCATTGATAAAACAGGTATAAGTTCCAAAGAAGATATAAATAAGGCTAAGTTGCTAGACTATAAGGACTATCTTATAAATAACTTCAAGCCTGCCAGCTGTACCATTAAGCTGATCGGTATAAATAAGTTTCTGGATTTTATCGGATTGGATAACCTGAAGGTGAAACTTCCAAAGAAACAAAAAAAGAATGTGCTTGAGGATATGCTGACAGTAGCAGAGTACGAAAGACTGTTGAAGTATGCTGACAAGCTGGGAAAAGAAAAAATGTATTATATCATCATGACACTGGCCAACACCGGGATAAGAATCAGCGAGCTGGAATTTATCACAGTGGAAGCACTCAAAAAGGAAAGCACGAGCATAAAGAATAAAGGAAAGATTCGGGAAATTATCCTTCCAAAGAAATTAATAAAAGACCTTAAGGAATATTGCAAAAAGAATAATATAACTAATGGGCCTGTGTTTATTTCTAAGGCTGGAAACCCTATTGACATAACTTATATTCACAGAGAACTTAAAACTATAAGCGGACAAGCCCGGATAAAAAAATCTAAGGTTCACGCTCATGCATTCCGGCACCTGTTTGCTATCCAATACATGAAAAGAAATAACAACGCCTTATCATTGGCGGATATTCTCGGTCATTCATCACTGGAAACTACAAGAATATATACACAGCAAACTAAAGAGCAACACCAAAAATCTATTGATAATTTATTTTAG